The following proteins are co-located in the Plasmodium vinckei vinckei genome assembly, chromosome: PVVCY_11 genome:
- a CDS encoding glutamyl-tRNA(Gln) amidotransferase subunit B, putative, producing MFAYVWFSYFVFFIWFEITCFKINTLKGNSNLISLGQNIKNIKAKTRNSIYNHEITNNTELTKNIENKLKYQIGIEMHVQLSTKHKAFCNCFNISSLYKEKKNEKYNTDLTNFLNENILKKKTVNTIDNYNYEIDNLKNDIKENKNSETNCHGNYMDDIITKPNKHICNICVGEVGSLNLVNTTAILYTYLIGIILNCNLSKDISFDRKIYNYYDLPKGYQITQKEKPLGSNGYIYINGKKYNIKSVHLEEDTSKSFLHFNNLNKRNSNESIPSEVHDGETFNNDILLDKNKHIDDTTNNCINSSCNNTNLESSSINHGLGINSNSDIKLLLDYNRCGIPLAEIVIEKSYMNIDDCISLLKEIKNKICFLGVCVGNKENIRSDINISFEYGDIKYNRIELKNINSFTKIRNCIELEKQNVVKSILENYNNIKCNNNNDNNNMPSDIYTKSYINNTDYFLRKKEKYNYVHEGNIPEYKLNNEVLKLLKFYVNYKIKIYEDQIKYNWSNHYFHVFFNDPFLYNYFNECLEHIEVDNKVNGDEIDEVANRMDEEKSISNFIVNTLIDILKKKYILSKKIMIKPKDLYFLIKCSKKYNLDKAFIREYLYKYIDIGFDKEALLEKLNIESNNNSFDKMHNMLKNILDENIKYLQIGNNKNILNEQNFKNRIIGILKNKIIQEKSSMNINYTFVNTFINDYIKKILEEMQ from the coding sequence aTGTTTGCCTATGTATGGTTTAGTTActtcgttttttttatttggttTGAAATTACATGCTTCAAAATAAACACATTAAAAGGTAACAGCAATTTAATTTCCTTAggacaaaatataaaaaatataaaagcaAAAACCAGAAATAGCATATACAATCATGAGATAACCAATAACACGGAACTAACAAAAAACATCgaaaataaattgaaaTATCAAATTGGTATTGAGATGCATGTACAATTAAGTACAAAACATAAAGCATTTTGTAACTGCTTCAATATATcttctttatataaagaaaaaaaaaatgaaaagtaTAACACTGATTTAacaaactttttaaatgaaaatatactgaaaaaaaaaacagtaAACACAATAGATAATTATAACTATGAAATCgacaatttaaaaaatgatataaaagaaaataaaaacagcGAAACAAATTGTCATGGTAATTATATGGatgatattattactaAACCAAATAAACACATTTGTAATATTTGTGTAGGTGAAGTAGGCTCGTTAAATTTAGTAAATACTACAGCCATtttgtatacatatttaattgGTATCATTCTTAATTGTAATTTAAGTAAGGATATATCATTCGAtagaaaaatttataattattatgatttGCCCAAAGGATATCAAATTAcacaaaaagaaaaaccACTAGGATCAAATGgatacatttatattaacggaaaaaaatataatataaaaagtgtTCATTTAGAAGAAGATACAAGCAAATCTTTTTTACATttcaataatttaaataaaaggaATTCCAATGAATCGATACCATCCGAAGTACATGATGGAGAGACgtttaataatgatattttattggataaaaataaacatattgaCGATACTACTAATAATTGCATAAATTCATCATGTAATAATACCAATTTAGAAAGTAGTTCAATTAATCATGGACTTGGAATAAATAGTAATTCGGATATAAAGCTTTTATTAGACTACAACAGATGTGGTATACCATTAGCTGAAATAGTAATCGAAAAGAGCTACATGAATATTGACGATTGTATAAGCCTTCTAAAAgaaatcaaaaataaaatatgcttTCTAGGTGTGTGTGTAGGtaataaagaaaacatAAGATCAGACATAAACATATCTTTTGAATATGgagatataaaatataatagaatagagcttaaaaatattaatagttttacaaaaataagaaattgtatagaattagaaaaacaaaatgttGTTAAATCAATtttagaaaattataataacataaaatgtaataataacaatgaCAATAATAACATGCCAagtgatatatatacaaaaagctatataaataatacagattattttttacgaaaaaaagaaaaatataattatgtacACGAAGGGAATATACCTGAATATAAACTAAACAATGAAGTcttaaaattgttaaagTTTTAtgttaattataaaatcaaaatatatgaggatcaaattaaatataattggtCAAACCATTATTTccatgtattttttaatgatccatttttatataactattttaaCGAATGTTTGGAACATATCGAAGTAGATAACAAAGTAAATGGCGATGAAATCGACGAGGTTGCAAATCGGATGGATGAAGAAAAGAGCATCTCAAATTTTATAGTTAATACATTaatagatatattaaaaaaaaaatatatattatcaaaaaaaattatgataaaaccaaaggatttatattttcttatcAAATgctcaaaaaaatataacctAGACAAAGCTTTTATCAGAgaatatttgtataaatatatagatataggATTTGACAAAGAAGCAttattagaaaaattaaacattGAAAGTAACAATAATAGCTTTGATAAAATGCATAATATGCTAAAAAATATCcttgatgaaaatataaagtatTTACAAAttggtaataataaaaatatattaaatgaacaaaattttaaaaaccGAATTATAggtattttaaaaaataaaataattcaagAGAAATCGTCAATGAACATTAATTACACATTTGTAAATACTTTTATCaatgattatattaaaaaaatattggaGGAAATGCAATAG